In Streptomyces sp. NBC_00414, a single window of DNA contains:
- a CDS encoding oxidoreductase: MTDVTGTVSGDTLTPADDLTLTRMGYGAMQLAGPNAFGPPKDRDEAVAVLREAVERGITHIDTSDFYGPFVVNEIIKEALHPYPDDLRIVTKVGARRGDDGAWIFAREPEDLKAQVRENLQHLGVEALDVVNLRVGSAEGTDEEPLSEQFGALAELREQGLIRHLGVSSVSAAQLTEAQAIAPVVTVQNLYNLANRQDDALVERCAAEGIAFAPFFPLGGFTPLQSEILTDVAARLGASPQQVALAWLLQRSATIVLIPGTSSRAHLRENIAAADLVLPDEEIARLDKIAA, encoded by the coding sequence ATGACGGACGTGACCGGCACTGTCTCCGGCGACACCCTCACCCCGGCCGACGATCTGACCCTCACACGCATGGGGTACGGAGCCATGCAGCTGGCGGGCCCCAACGCGTTCGGGCCGCCCAAGGACCGGGACGAGGCGGTCGCGGTGCTGCGGGAGGCCGTCGAGCGGGGCATCACGCACATCGACACCAGCGACTTCTACGGACCGTTCGTCGTCAACGAGATCATCAAGGAGGCCCTGCACCCCTACCCCGACGACCTGCGCATCGTCACCAAGGTCGGCGCCCGCCGGGGCGACGACGGCGCCTGGATCTTCGCCCGGGAGCCCGAGGACCTCAAGGCCCAGGTCCGGGAGAACCTCCAGCACCTCGGCGTGGAGGCGCTCGACGTGGTGAACCTGCGGGTCGGTTCCGCCGAGGGCACGGACGAGGAGCCGCTGAGCGAGCAGTTCGGCGCGCTGGCGGAGCTGCGGGAGCAGGGCCTGATCCGCCATCTCGGAGTCAGCTCCGTCTCGGCCGCCCAGCTGACCGAGGCGCAGGCCATCGCGCCCGTCGTCACCGTGCAGAACCTCTACAACCTCGCCAACCGCCAGGACGACGCCCTCGTCGAGCGGTGCGCGGCGGAGGGGATCGCCTTCGCGCCGTTCTTCCCGCTCGGCGGCTTCACTCCGCTGCAGTCGGAGATCCTGACCGACGTCGCCGCCCGGCTGGGTGCCTCGCCCCAGCAGGTGGCTCTGGCCTGGCTGCTGCAGCGCTCGGCGACGATCGTCCTCATCCCCGGCACGTCCTCGCGGGCGCACCTGCGCGAGAACATCGCGGCGGCGGATCTCGTCCTGCCGGACGAGGAGATCGCCCGGCTGGACAAGATCGCCGCCTGA
- a CDS encoding creatininase family protein produces the protein MVNSGGSEIRLTASGPLPTDTTEDVRTRGAGVARQVAVLPVGSFEQHGRFLPLSTDTLVACAIAREVAAAFPVHLLPPVTISCSHEHAAWPGTVSISSVTLHAVVRDIADSLRRSGVDTLVVINGHGGNYVLGNVVQESSAAGANMALFPAVEDWEAAREAAGVETSLLTDMHAGEIETSILLHTDPEYLKPGYETSDFVADDRRHLLSLGMSAYTKSGVIGRPSRASAEKGKELLASLADSFGAYFSLLTSDPDGPDNPNDSSGSSGSSNVDASRVPPVVDPH, from the coding sequence ATGGTCAATTCGGGCGGTTCGGAGATACGGCTCACGGCGTCAGGGCCATTGCCCACGGACACCACGGAGGACGTACGGACACGGGGCGCCGGTGTCGCCCGGCAGGTCGCCGTGCTCCCCGTGGGCAGCTTCGAGCAGCACGGTCGGTTTCTTCCGCTGTCGACCGACACGCTCGTCGCGTGTGCGATCGCCCGGGAGGTCGCTGCCGCATTCCCCGTTCATCTCCTTCCTCCGGTGACGATTTCCTGCTCCCACGAACACGCGGCCTGGCCGGGAACGGTGAGCATTTCCTCCGTGACACTCCATGCGGTGGTGCGGGACATAGCCGATTCGCTGCGCCGGTCGGGCGTGGACACACTCGTGGTGATCAATGGGCACGGCGGCAATTACGTGTTGGGCAACGTCGTTCAGGAATCCTCCGCGGCCGGTGCGAATATGGCTCTGTTCCCGGCGGTCGAGGACTGGGAAGCGGCACGGGAGGCGGCCGGGGTGGAGACCTCGCTGCTCACTGATATGCATGCGGGGGAAATCGAGACCTCCATTCTGCTGCACACCGATCCGGAATACCTCAAGCCCGGTTACGAGACCTCCGACTTCGTCGCCGACGACCGCCGGCATCTGCTCTCCCTCGGCATGTCGGCCTATACCAAGTCCGGTGTCATCGGGCGCCCTTCGAGGGCGTCCGCGGAGAAGGGGAAGGAACTGCTGGCCTCGCTCGCCGACTCCTTCGGAGCGTACTTCTCCCTGCTGACATCCGACCCCGACGGCCCCGACAACCCCAACGACTCCAGCGGCTCCAGCGGCTCCAGCAACGTCGACGCATCGCGCGTACCGCCGGTCGTTGATCCGCACTGA
- a CDS encoding NAD(P)/FAD-dependent oxidoreductase, whose amino-acid sequence MTAVPGHAEVVVIGGGVMGTSVAHHLARAGVPDVVLVERDELASGSTSRAAGGVRAQFSDELNIQLGARSLEAFARFEEETGHDIGLHRVGYLFLLSTPEDVEAFEAGVRLQNGLGVPSRMTDPAEARRLSPLITTDGLLAAAFSPDDGHCTPEAVVHGYAAAARRHGATIVRHCEVTGIETRGDDITAVVTRLGRIATSTVVCAAGAWSRAVGAMAGVDLPVEPLRRQIAVTEAVPDLPPGLPMTIDFSSSLYFHTEGPGLLVGMSDPEETPGFATETHDRWIPRLYEAMEHRAPSLLDLRRTGGWAGLYEITPDHNALIGEAPRISRFLYATGFSGHGFLQGPAVGEVVRDLYLGQDPFVDITPLRAERFAADAPRPEVNLV is encoded by the coding sequence ATGACCGCCGTGCCCGGGCACGCGGAAGTCGTCGTCATCGGCGGCGGGGTGATGGGCACGAGCGTCGCCCACCACCTGGCGCGGGCGGGAGTGCCCGACGTGGTGCTGGTCGAGCGGGACGAGCTGGCCTCCGGGTCCACCTCACGCGCCGCGGGAGGCGTACGCGCCCAGTTCTCCGACGAGCTCAACATCCAGCTCGGCGCGCGGAGCCTGGAGGCGTTCGCCCGCTTCGAGGAGGAGACGGGCCACGACATCGGACTGCACCGTGTCGGCTACCTCTTCCTGCTGTCGACGCCCGAGGACGTCGAGGCGTTCGAGGCCGGGGTCCGGCTGCAGAACGGCCTCGGCGTACCCAGCCGTATGACCGACCCGGCCGAGGCGCGCCGCCTTTCGCCGCTGATCACCACCGACGGACTGCTGGCCGCCGCCTTCTCCCCGGACGACGGCCACTGCACCCCCGAAGCCGTGGTGCACGGATACGCGGCCGCCGCCCGCCGCCACGGCGCGACGATCGTCCGGCACTGCGAGGTCACCGGCATCGAGACACGCGGCGACGACATCACGGCCGTCGTCACCCGCCTGGGCCGGATCGCCACCTCCACCGTCGTCTGCGCGGCCGGTGCCTGGTCGCGGGCCGTCGGCGCGATGGCCGGCGTGGACCTGCCGGTGGAGCCGCTGCGCCGCCAGATCGCCGTCACCGAAGCGGTCCCGGACCTCCCGCCGGGGCTCCCCATGACCATCGACTTCAGCAGCAGCCTGTACTTCCACACCGAGGGCCCCGGCCTCCTCGTCGGTATGTCGGACCCCGAGGAGACGCCCGGCTTCGCCACCGAGACGCACGACCGCTGGATCCCCCGCCTCTACGAGGCCATGGAGCACCGCGCCCCCTCACTGCTGGACCTGCGCAGAACGGGCGGCTGGGCGGGCCTGTACGAGATCACCCCGGATCACAACGCCCTGATCGGCGAGGCCCCTCGGATCTCCCGCTTCCTGTACGCGACCGGGTTCTCCGGACACGGCTTCCTCCAGGGTCCTGCCGTCGGAGAGGTCGTCCGTGACCTGTATCTGGGGCAAGATCCTTTCGTCGACATCACCCCGCTGCGTGCCGAACGGTTCGCCGCCGACGCCCCGAGACCGGAGGTCAACCTCGTATGA
- a CDS encoding CDP-alcohol phosphatidyltransferase family protein, with protein MALNNTYDARLLQQETAVGAGVQLLLLTVLGTAIGLGPAGWLTGLAFGLATWAVLSRALHRSRPRSFGAANRVTLGRATLVGGVTALVADSFQSPPPVTVLVALTAVALILDAVDGKVARRTGSSTALGARFDMEVDAFLILVLSVYVAASVGPWALLIGGMRYAFVAAAKFLPWLNNALPPSTARKTVAALQGVLLLLAGSGILPYALTFGVVALALALLTWSFGRDIGWLWRTRGSAGREIVLAGPDRLRETATVGAP; from the coding sequence GTGGCCCTGAACAACACGTATGACGCGAGGCTCTTGCAGCAGGAGACGGCCGTGGGAGCGGGCGTACAGCTACTGCTGTTGACCGTGCTCGGCACGGCGATCGGCCTGGGCCCCGCGGGCTGGCTCACCGGGCTGGCGTTCGGACTCGCGACCTGGGCGGTGCTCTCACGCGCCCTGCACCGGTCGCGGCCCCGCTCCTTCGGGGCCGCCAACCGCGTGACGCTGGGCCGGGCGACCCTCGTCGGCGGGGTGACCGCCCTGGTCGCCGACTCCTTCCAGAGCCCGCCGCCGGTCACGGTCCTGGTCGCGCTCACCGCGGTCGCCCTGATCCTCGACGCGGTCGACGGGAAGGTCGCCCGCCGCACCGGTTCCTCCACGGCACTGGGGGCGCGCTTCGACATGGAGGTCGACGCGTTCCTCATCCTGGTGCTCAGCGTGTACGTCGCCGCGTCGGTGGGCCCGTGGGCCCTCCTCATCGGCGGTATGCGCTACGCCTTCGTGGCGGCCGCCAAGTTCCTGCCCTGGCTGAACAACGCGCTCCCGCCGAGCACCGCCCGCAAGACGGTGGCGGCCCTCCAGGGAGTCCTGCTGCTCCTCGCGGGCTCGGGAATCCTCCCGTACGCCCTGACGTTCGGGGTGGTCGCCCTGGCGCTGGCCCTGCTGACCTGGTCGTTCGGCCGGGACATCGGCTGGCTGTGGCGCACGCGCGGCTCCGCCGGGCGCGAGATCGTACTGGCCGGGCCGGACCGCCTCCGCGAGACGGCGACCGTGGGCGCGCCGTAG
- a CDS encoding glycosyltransferase family 4 protein, producing MSLRAMHFVMPGGVNDSTMPSGGNVYDARVSLDLPGFGWQVHKHAIDGSWPRPAAEARDELARTLAELADGTVVLLDGIVACAVPEIIIPEAERLRLVVLVHLPLGDETGLTPEVAADLDARERHTLRAVPAVVATSEWAARRLVAHHGLAPDRVHVATPGADIAPLAPGTDGVSRLLCVASVTPRKGQHRLIEALATVTDLPWTCVLVGGLDHDPEYVEQLRALIGRHGLGDRLELAGPRSGAALDASYASADLMVLTSYAETYGMAVTEALARGIPVLATDVGGLPEAVGRAPDGGVPGLLVPPENPAALAAELRGWFGEADVRRRLKAAARARRASLGGWATTARSLSGVMGRLKSEARRGAA from the coding sequence ATGTCCCTGCGCGCCATGCACTTCGTGATGCCCGGCGGAGTGAACGACTCCACCATGCCGAGCGGCGGCAACGTCTACGACGCCCGCGTCAGCCTCGATCTGCCCGGCTTCGGCTGGCAGGTGCACAAGCACGCGATCGACGGAAGCTGGCCCCGGCCCGCGGCCGAGGCCCGTGACGAACTGGCCCGCACCCTCGCGGAGCTGGCCGACGGCACCGTCGTACTGCTCGACGGGATAGTCGCCTGCGCGGTCCCCGAGATCATCATCCCGGAGGCCGAACGGCTGCGGCTGGTCGTCCTCGTGCACCTCCCGCTCGGCGACGAGACCGGGCTCACGCCCGAGGTGGCCGCGGACCTGGACGCCCGGGAACGCCACACCCTGCGTGCCGTGCCGGCCGTCGTGGCCACCAGCGAGTGGGCGGCCCGCAGGCTCGTCGCCCACCACGGACTCGCGCCCGACCGCGTCCATGTGGCCACCCCCGGCGCCGACATCGCGCCCCTGGCCCCCGGCACCGACGGCGTCTCCAGACTGCTGTGCGTCGCCTCGGTCACCCCGCGCAAGGGGCAGCACCGGCTCATCGAGGCCCTCGCCACCGTCACCGACCTGCCCTGGACCTGCGTCCTCGTCGGCGGCCTCGACCACGACCCCGAGTACGTGGAGCAGCTGCGGGCCCTGATCGGCCGGCACGGCCTCGGCGACCGGCTGGAGCTCGCCGGGCCCCGGTCCGGTGCCGCACTCGACGCGAGCTACGCCTCGGCCGACCTGATGGTCCTCACCTCGTACGCCGAGACGTACGGCATGGCCGTCACCGAGGCGCTGGCCCGCGGAATTCCCGTGCTGGCCACGGACGTCGGCGGTCTCCCCGAGGCGGTCGGGCGCGCGCCCGACGGCGGGGTCCCCGGTCTGCTCGTCCCGCCGGAGAACCCCGCGGCCCTCGCCGCGGAACTGCGCGGCTGGTTCGGCGAGGCCGACGTACGCCGGCGCCTCAAGGCCGCCGCGCGCGCCCGCCGGGCATCCCTCGGCGGCTGGGCCACCACGGCCCGGAGTCTGTCGGGTGTCATGGGGCGACTGAAGAGCGAGGCAAGGAGGGGGGCGGCATGA
- a CDS encoding 6-pyruvoyl trahydropterin synthase family protein, translated as MFSITVRDHLMIAHSFRGEVFGPAQRLHGATFLVDATFRRAELDDDNIVVDIGLATRELGEVVAEMNYRNLDNEPVFADTNTSTEFLAKVVADRLAERVEKGALGEGARGLAGITVTLHESHIAWASYERAL; from the coding sequence TTGTTCAGCATCACCGTCCGCGATCACCTGATGATCGCCCACAGCTTCCGCGGAGAGGTCTTCGGACCCGCGCAGCGACTGCACGGAGCGACGTTCCTCGTGGACGCCACGTTCCGCCGCGCCGAGCTGGACGACGACAACATCGTCGTCGACATCGGACTGGCCACCAGGGAACTCGGGGAGGTGGTGGCCGAGATGAACTACCGGAACCTCGACAACGAGCCGGTGTTCGCCGACACCAACACCTCGACGGAGTTCCTGGCGAAGGTCGTCGCCGACCGCCTCGCCGAGCGAGTGGAGAAGGGGGCGCTGGGCGAAGGAGCCCGCGGTCTGGCCGGCATCACGGTCACCCTGCACGAGTCGCACATCGCCTGGGCGAGTTACGAGCGTGCCCTGTGA
- the ribA gene encoding GTP cyclohydrolase II produces the protein MTEIDGVLAGESQSSGVERVVSSPLPTVYGDFQAVGYLDRTRGDEQVALVHGDIRSARGEGILTRLHSECLTGDAFGSRHCECGPQLTTALREIAAEGRGVLIYLRGHEGRGIGLLAKLKAMKLQAEGLDTVEANLALGLPVDARDYGVGADILHDLGVRSVRLMSNNPRKREALVRNGIRVDAQVPLLIPPCDDNITYLRTKRERLDHDLPHLDAVVGHRV, from the coding sequence ATGACAGAAATAGATGGCGTACTCGCCGGGGAATCCCAGTCCTCAGGTGTCGAGCGGGTCGTAAGTTCCCCGCTGCCCACTGTGTACGGCGATTTCCAGGCCGTCGGCTACCTGGACCGTACTCGCGGAGACGAACAAGTGGCCCTGGTCCACGGTGACATCCGGAGTGCCCGCGGTGAGGGAATACTCACCCGGCTGCACTCCGAGTGCCTGACCGGTGACGCGTTCGGGTCCCGGCACTGCGAGTGCGGTCCCCAACTCACCACCGCGTTGCGGGAGATAGCGGCGGAGGGCCGTGGTGTCCTGATCTACCTCCGGGGGCACGAGGGCCGTGGCATCGGTCTGCTGGCCAAGCTGAAGGCGATGAAGCTTCAGGCGGAGGGCCTCGACACGGTCGAGGCGAACCTCGCGCTCGGACTGCCCGTGGACGCCCGTGACTACGGCGTGGGCGCGGACATCCTGCACGACCTCGGGGTCCGTTCGGTGCGGCTGATGTCCAACAACCCGCGCAAGCGGGAGGCGTTGGTCCGCAACGGCATCAGGGTCGACGCGCAGGTGCCGCTGCTGATCCCGCCCTGCGACGACAACATCACCTATCTGCGCACCAAGCGCGAGCGCCTGGACCACGACCTGCCGCACCTGGATGCCGTGGTGGGACACCGCGTCTGA
- a CDS encoding helix-turn-helix domain-containing protein: protein MNGTNVLGEFLRARRALVRPQDAGIRGGGLRRVPGLRREEVAMLSGISADYYLRLEQGRDRNPSLQVLEALADVLNLDADATAHLIGLAQPRLSQARKAGSGTGRGRAAQKPQPVPPDILQLLDGWSNNPAYVENKFTDVLAANALAMALSPNHAPGSNIMRAVLLDETEQKLRRDWDELTEAGVAALRANVGPDVDDPRLVELVGELSVRSERFRQLWGRHDVQPKQSRLLRLRHPKVGDFELHASKLGIVGSDGLVLKVFQAAPGSRDAELLAILGSLTASGEDRDPTGSEHRQTVEDQ, encoded by the coding sequence ATGAACGGCACGAACGTCCTCGGAGAGTTCCTGCGCGCCCGCCGGGCACTGGTGCGGCCCCAGGACGCCGGAATCCGCGGCGGCGGCCTGCGGCGCGTCCCCGGTCTGCGCCGCGAGGAGGTCGCGATGCTCTCCGGCATCAGCGCCGACTACTACCTGCGCCTGGAGCAGGGCCGCGACCGCAACCCCTCGCTCCAGGTCCTCGAAGCCCTGGCCGACGTCCTGAATCTGGACGCCGACGCCACGGCCCATCTGATCGGCCTGGCCCAGCCCCGGCTCTCCCAGGCCCGTAAGGCGGGCTCCGGCACGGGTCGCGGACGGGCCGCGCAAAAGCCCCAGCCCGTACCGCCCGACATCCTTCAGCTGTTGGACGGATGGTCGAACAACCCCGCCTACGTCGAGAACAAGTTCACCGACGTGCTGGCCGCCAACGCGCTGGCCATGGCCCTGTCCCCGAACCACGCCCCCGGCAGCAACATCATGCGGGCCGTCCTCCTCGACGAGACCGAGCAGAAGCTGCGGCGGGACTGGGACGAGCTGACGGAGGCGGGGGTCGCCGCCCTGCGCGCCAACGTCGGGCCCGACGTCGACGATCCCCGTCTGGTGGAGCTCGTGGGCGAGCTGTCCGTACGCAGTGAACGGTTCCGGCAGCTGTGGGGCCGGCACGACGTACAGCCCAAGCAGTCACGTCTCCTGCGGCTGCGGCACCCCAAGGTCGGCGACTTCGAGCTGCACGCCAGCAAGCTGGGCATCGTCGGATCGGACGGCCTGGTCCTCAAGGTCTTCCAGGCCGCACCGGGCAGCCGGGACGCCGAACTGCTCGCCATCCTGGGGTCCTTGACGGCGTCCGGCGAGGACCGGGACCCGACCGGCTCGGAGCACCGCCAGACCGTCGAGGACCAGTGA
- a CDS encoding class I SAM-dependent methyltransferase: MSGISTSTSVGAAPTEGAGAADEGAAAGFGAGEPGRDTGTIRLGDRTRGEATDDTTRYAPEWLQLRESVDASARSSELLDPLRIRLANLPRRANGFVIHDLGCGTGSMGRWLAPRLDGPQHWVLHDRDPYLLHFAAVGSPRSAADGSRVTVETQRGDVGRLTADALAGASLVTASALLDVLNADEIEALAAACAGAGCPALLTLSVVGRVELTPAHPLDAEIADAFNDHQRRGDLLGPEAISTACDAFSRHGATVRVHPSAWHLGPDESALTAEWLRGWVGAAVEQRPELAERAETYLRERLAACAAGELTAVVHHSDLLALARPAGGV; the protein is encoded by the coding sequence ATGAGCGGCATCAGTACGAGCACCAGCGTGGGCGCGGCGCCGACGGAGGGCGCGGGCGCGGCGGACGAGGGGGCGGCTGCCGGTTTCGGGGCGGGGGAGCCCGGACGGGACACAGGAACGATTCGGCTCGGTGACCGCACCCGCGGTGAGGCCACCGACGACACCACCCGCTACGCCCCCGAGTGGCTGCAGCTGCGGGAGAGCGTCGATGCCTCGGCCAGGTCGTCCGAGCTGCTCGATCCGCTGCGGATCCGGCTCGCCAACCTGCCGCGGCGGGCCAACGGGTTCGTCATCCACGACCTCGGCTGCGGCACCGGCTCCATGGGGCGCTGGCTCGCGCCCCGGCTCGACGGGCCCCAGCACTGGGTGCTGCACGACCGCGACCCGTATCTGCTGCACTTCGCCGCCGTCGGCTCGCCCCGTTCGGCCGCCGACGGCAGCCGGGTGACGGTGGAGACACAGCGCGGCGACGTCGGCCGGCTGACCGCCGACGCCCTGGCCGGGGCCTCACTGGTGACGGCCTCCGCACTCCTCGACGTCCTCAACGCCGACGAGATCGAGGCACTGGCCGCCGCCTGTGCCGGAGCCGGCTGCCCAGCCCTCCTCACCCTCTCGGTGGTGGGACGGGTCGAGCTGACCCCGGCCCACCCGCTGGACGCCGAGATCGCCGACGCGTTCAACGACCACCAGCGGCGCGGCGACCTGCTCGGCCCGGAGGCGATCAGCACGGCCTGCGACGCCTTCTCCCGGCACGGCGCGACGGTACGGGTGCACCCCAGCGCCTGGCACCTCGGCCCGGACGAGTCCGCGCTGACGGCGGAGTGGCTGCGCGGCTGGGTCGGCGCGGCCGTCGAGCAGCGCCCCGAACTGGCCGAGCGGGCAGAGACGTATCTTCGTGAGCGTCTCGCGGCCTGCGCGGCGGGAGAGCTGACCGCGGTGGTCCACCACAGCGACCTGCTCGCGCTGGCCCGTCCGGCCGGGGGAGTCTGA
- a CDS encoding zinc-dependent alcohol dehydrogenase: MDRSARAFWLRSPGRGELRDTHLPEPAEGEVLVRTLFSGVSRGTETLVFRGGVPESQYAAMRAPFQEGDFPGPVKYGYLNVGTVEEGPAELVGRTVFCLYPHQSRYVVPASAVTPVPENVPASRAVLAGTVETAVNALWDAAPLIGDRISVVGAGMVGASVAALLARYPAARVQLVDANPARAELARALGIGFALPEDAAGDRDLVVHASATEAGLSRALELLAPEGTVLELSWYGDRKVTLPLGEAFHSRRLTIRSSQVGSVSPARSSRRTYADRLALSLELLADPAFDALITGECAFEDLPEAMAGLSTGETTAMCHLVRYDVDSVRD, from the coding sequence ATGGACCGCTCCGCCCGCGCCTTCTGGCTCCGCTCGCCCGGCCGTGGCGAACTCCGGGACACCCACCTGCCCGAACCCGCCGAGGGCGAGGTTCTGGTGCGCACACTCTTCTCAGGGGTGAGCCGTGGAACGGAGACGCTCGTCTTCCGCGGCGGGGTCCCGGAGAGCCAGTACGCCGCCATGCGGGCCCCGTTCCAGGAGGGCGACTTCCCCGGGCCCGTCAAGTACGGCTACCTGAACGTCGGAACCGTCGAGGAGGGGCCCGCCGAACTCGTCGGCCGGACCGTCTTCTGCCTCTACCCGCACCAGAGCCGGTACGTCGTCCCCGCGAGCGCCGTCACCCCCGTGCCCGAGAACGTGCCCGCCTCGCGCGCCGTGCTCGCCGGCACCGTGGAGACCGCCGTCAACGCCCTCTGGGACGCGGCCCCCCTGATCGGCGACCGGATCTCCGTGGTCGGCGCGGGCATGGTCGGCGCGAGCGTCGCCGCGCTCCTGGCCCGGTATCCCGCCGCCCGCGTCCAACTGGTCGACGCCAACCCGGCGCGCGCCGAACTCGCCCGCGCGCTGGGCATCGGGTTCGCGCTTCCCGAGGACGCGGCGGGCGACCGCGACCTCGTGGTCCACGCGAGCGCCACCGAGGCCGGGCTCTCCCGCGCGCTCGAACTCCTCGCCCCGGAGGGCACCGTCCTCGAACTGAGCTGGTACGGCGACCGGAAGGTCACCCTGCCGCTCGGCGAGGCGTTCCACTCGCGCCGCCTCACCATCCGCAGCAGCCAGGTCGGGTCCGTCTCACCGGCCAGGAGTTCGCGCCGCACGTACGCCGACCGGCTCGCGCTCTCCCTCGAACTCCTCGCGGATCCCGCCTTCGACGCCCTCATCACGGGTGAATGCGCCTTCGAGGACCTGCCCGAGGCGATGGCCGGGCTCAGCACGGGCGAGACGACGGCGATGTGCCACCTCGTGCGGTACGACGTCGACTCGGTCCGGGACTGA
- a CDS encoding saccharopine dehydrogenase — MTEPHLWLRHETRTTERRTPVVPSDARRLVEAGVTLTVEESPQRIFPSEAYEAVGCRVVEAGSWTDAPTDAVIVGLKELPDGPDGPGELRHRHIFFGHAYKAQPGAGALLRRFVAGGGTLFDLEYLVDADGRRLAAFGYWAGYVGAALAVLHHRGRLTAPLRPTSKEELDGGLHPAPGDERFTSLVIGALGRSGRGARAALAEAGLEPAGWDLAETRALDRPALLAHELMVNTVLTTGPSTPFLTDKDLDEPDRRLRTVCDVTCDVGSPYNVLPVYDTVTDWADPVRRLHERPALDLIAIDNLPSLLPEEASTDFSAALTPQLLEFGVGGAWVRCLDRFTEACRALNPTDASTDAPTDAPAGGPTDGESDDA, encoded by the coding sequence ATGACCGAGCCGCACCTGTGGCTGCGCCACGAGACCCGTACGACCGAGCGGCGCACCCCGGTCGTGCCGTCCGACGCCCGGCGGCTCGTCGAGGCCGGCGTGACCCTCACCGTCGAGGAGTCCCCGCAGCGGATCTTCCCCTCCGAGGCGTACGAGGCGGTGGGCTGCCGAGTCGTCGAGGCGGGCTCCTGGACGGACGCTCCGACGGACGCGGTGATCGTGGGCCTCAAGGAACTGCCCGACGGGCCGGACGGACCGGGGGAGTTGCGGCACCGGCACATCTTCTTCGGCCACGCGTACAAGGCACAGCCGGGCGCCGGGGCGCTGCTGCGCCGATTCGTCGCGGGCGGCGGGACACTGTTCGACCTGGAGTACCTGGTGGACGCCGACGGGCGCAGGCTCGCCGCCTTCGGCTACTGGGCGGGCTACGTGGGCGCCGCCCTCGCCGTCCTGCACCACCGGGGCAGGCTGACGGCGCCCCTGCGGCCGACGTCGAAGGAGGAACTGGACGGCGGCCTCCACCCGGCCCCCGGCGACGAGCGGTTCACCTCGCTGGTGATCGGAGCGCTGGGCCGCTCCGGACGCGGCGCCCGGGCAGCGCTCGCCGAAGCCGGACTCGAACCCGCCGGCTGGGACCTGGCCGAGACCCGCGCCCTGGACCGGCCGGCCCTGCTGGCGCACGAGTTGATGGTCAACACGGTCCTGACCACCGGACCGTCCACCCCCTTCCTCACCGACAAGGACCTGGACGAGCCGGACCGCCGGCTGCGCACGGTGTGCGACGTGACCTGCGACGTCGGCTCCCCGTACAACGTCCTGCCGGTCTACGACACGGTCACCGACTGGGCCGACCCCGTACGGCGCCTCCATGAACGGCCCGCCCTCGATCTCATCGCCATCGACAACCTGCCGTCCCTGCTGCCCGAGGAGGCGAGTACGGACTTCTCGGCGGCGCTGACACCACAGCTCCTGGAGTTCGGGGTGGGCGGGGCGTGGGTCCGCTGCCTGGACCGTTTCACCGAGGCGTGCCGTGCTCTGAACCCGACGGATGCCTCGACGGACGCCCCGACGGATGCCCCGGCGGGTGGTCCCACGG